One Bacteroidota bacterium DNA segment encodes these proteins:
- a CDS encoding LytTR family DNA-binding domain-containing protein, which produces MSTAFPAPLRVLVADDEPLARETVGLLLRDRPEAEVRWEAATGAATVRAIRQHRPDLVFLDVQMPEGDGFAVVDEIGAAQMPVTVFVTAFDHYALRAFEARALDYLLKPYDDARFFAAFERACTRVSERQAAQEPSVSPEVTPDRIMVKSGGQIVFVEVASIDWVEAAGDYMVLHVDGRRHLIRETMAALERQLAPHGFVRIHRSSLVNLDRVVALRPSDHGDYRVRLRDDTTLRLSRRYWDRLEARLGRLR; this is translated from the coding sequence ATGTCCACCGCGTTCCCTGCTCCGCTCCGCGTGCTCGTTGCCGACGACGAGCCCCTCGCCCGTGAGACGGTCGGGCTTCTGCTGCGCGACCGCCCCGAGGCCGAGGTGCGTTGGGAGGCTGCGACGGGCGCAGCCACGGTCCGCGCCATCCGCCAGCACCGCCCCGACCTCGTCTTCCTGGACGTGCAGATGCCCGAAGGCGACGGGTTCGCCGTCGTGGACGAGATCGGCGCGGCGCAGATGCCGGTGACCGTGTTCGTGACGGCGTTCGACCACTACGCCCTGCGCGCCTTCGAGGCCCGCGCCCTCGACTACCTCCTGAAGCCCTACGACGATGCGCGCTTCTTCGCGGCCTTCGAGCGTGCCTGCACGCGCGTGAGCGAGCGCCAGGCCGCCCAGGAGCCGTCGGTGTCGCCTGAGGTGACGCCGGACCGCATCATGGTGAAGAGCGGCGGGCAGATCGTCTTCGTGGAAGTCGCGTCCATCGACTGGGTGGAAGCTGCGGGTGACTACATGGTGCTGCACGTCGACGGGCGCCGCCACCTGATCCGTGAGACGATGGCCGCGCTGGAGCGGCAACTCGCGCCGCACGGCTTCGTGCGCATCCACCGGTCGTCGCTCGTCAACCTCGACCGGGTTGTGGCGCTGCGCCCCAGCGACCACGGCGACTACCGGGTGCGGCTGCGCGACGACACCACGCTGCGGTTGAGCCGCCGCTACTGGGACCGGCTCGAAGCTCGCCTCGGAAGGCTTCGGTGA
- a CDS encoding MraY family glycosyltransferase codes for MATAPALVAFASLSSLLSTLASAPALVLLALIFLAALGVALVLTPTFRTAAFRFGWVDIPDARKIHTVPVPRVGGIAIFAGLTAGLALAYLVQDGLPFDIPPRTWAVWGGALVLFATGLYDDIHGLGFKRKFAVQLVVAYFMVAAGFHFRLDGIPFIENLSVYHQLWIALPFTLLWIVGIINAINLLDGLDGLAGGISMVALLALAVAFASNGDIGMVVLALALAGGLVGFLVFNFNPASIFMGDSGSLVLGFLLAMYSIQGTGHADPLLALLVPVIALGLPIMDTSVTFFRRIAQHRSPFMPDGDHIHHRVRRSSASHRRAVLVLYGVGMVFGITAVLIASGGMVRAAVLLVGLVAFVYALLRFLGYVRLSKTMRRLYVRRLLRQRAAERVEPTSPRVAQRHVRRERPTEALAEAS; via the coding sequence TTGGCTACCGCTCCTGCGCTCGTTGCGTTTGCGTCACTCAGCTCCCTGCTCTCGACTCTCGCCTCGGCTCCTGCGCTCGTCCTGCTTGCGCTCATCTTCCTGGCGGCCCTCGGCGTGGCCCTAGTGCTGACGCCCACGTTCAGAACCGCCGCGTTCCGGTTTGGCTGGGTCGATATCCCCGACGCCCGCAAGATCCACACGGTCCCCGTCCCCCGCGTCGGAGGCATCGCCATCTTCGCGGGACTGACCGCCGGGCTCGCCCTGGCCTACCTCGTCCAAGACGGCCTGCCGTTCGACATACCGCCCCGCACGTGGGCCGTATGGGGCGGCGCCCTGGTCCTCTTTGCCACCGGGCTCTACGACGACATCCACGGCCTTGGCTTCAAACGGAAGTTCGCGGTCCAGTTAGTCGTGGCCTACTTCATGGTGGCTGCCGGCTTCCACTTCCGGCTCGATGGGATCCCGTTCATTGAGAACCTGAGTGTCTACCATCAGCTCTGGATCGCGCTGCCGTTCACCCTCCTCTGGATCGTCGGCATCATCAACGCGATCAACTTGCTAGACGGCTTGGACGGTCTGGCGGGTGGAATCAGCATGGTCGCGCTGCTGGCGCTGGCCGTGGCCTTCGCATCGAACGGCGACATCGGCATGGTCGTGCTGGCGTTGGCGCTCGCGGGTGGGCTCGTCGGCTTCCTGGTCTTCAACTTCAACCCGGCCTCCATCTTCATGGGCGATAGCGGGAGCCTCGTGTTGGGTTTTCTGCTCGCGATGTACAGCATCCAGGGCACGGGGCACGCCGATCCGCTGCTGGCGCTGCTCGTCCCGGTGATCGCGCTCGGCCTACCGATCATGGACACGTCGGTGACGTTCTTCCGTCGAATTGCGCAGCACCGCTCGCCATTCATGCCCGACGGGGATCATATCCATCATCGCGTCCGGCGCAGCAGCGCGAGCCATCGCCGGGCTGTGCTCGTCCTCTACGGGGTGGGCATGGTGTTCGGGATCACGGCCGTGCTCATTGCCTCAGGCGGCATGGTGCGGGCTGCGGTGCTGCTGGTCGGGCTCGTGGCGTTCGTGTACGCCCTGCTTCGGTTCCTGGGCTACGTGCGCCTCTCGAAGACGATGCGTCGCCTCTACGTCCGACGGCTGCTCCGCCAGCGTGCCGCCGAGCGCGTCGAGCCGACCTCGCCTCGTGTCGCCCAGCGGCACGTGCGGCGCGAGCGCCCGACGGAGGCCCTCGCCGAGGCGAGCTAG
- a CDS encoding alpha/beta fold hydrolase codes for MRQTTTRQTTTAQAASGVQNTSGAQAATPAPAYQPPWWLRSGHAQTVFASLGRGVPPVPYRRERLDTDDGDFLDLDWLAHEPSGSPRPLAVVAHGLEGNTHRPYMVGMARTLHEAGFDVLAWNFRGCSEEPNRLLRSYHSGATDDLRRVLQHAERSAYTTFALVGFSLGGNLTLKYLAEEAGTAPGRIAAAVAISVPVDLAAGAAHLARWDNQGYMLYFMRKLRRKVYEKAQRYPALSTKGLDRMRTFQAFDDAYTAPIHGFRDADDYWARCSAKPHLHRIAVPTLLLNAADDPFLPPACYPHAEAEANSKVTLEVSAYGGHVGFVTREGAYWSERRAAAFFAEHVTVESTADGG; via the coding sequence ATGCGGCAGACGACGACGCGGCAGACGACGACGGCACAGGCAGCCAGCGGCGTACAGAACACCAGCGGGGCGCAGGCGGCCACCCCGGCACCTGCCTACCAGCCGCCGTGGTGGTTGCGCAGCGGGCACGCTCAGACCGTCTTCGCCTCGCTCGGCCGCGGCGTGCCGCCGGTGCCCTACCGCCGCGAACGCCTCGACACGGACGACGGGGACTTCCTCGACCTCGACTGGCTCGCGCACGAGCCTTCGGGTTCGCCCCGCCCGCTCGCCGTGGTGGCCCATGGCCTCGAAGGCAACACCCACCGGCCCTACATGGTCGGCATGGCGCGCACCCTCCACGAGGCCGGATTCGACGTGCTCGCGTGGAACTTTCGGGGCTGCAGCGAGGAGCCGAACCGCCTGCTCCGGAGCTACCACAGCGGCGCGACGGACGACCTTCGGCGCGTCCTCCAGCACGCCGAGCGCTCCGCCTATACCACCTTCGCGCTGGTCGGCTTCAGCCTCGGCGGCAACCTCACGCTGAAGTACCTCGCCGAGGAAGCAGGGACAGCTCCCGGACGCATCGCGGCCGCCGTGGCGATCTCCGTGCCCGTGGACCTCGCGGCGGGGGCGGCGCATCTCGCCCGTTGGGACAATCAGGGCTACATGCTCTATTTCATGCGCAAGCTGCGGCGCAAGGTCTACGAGAAGGCCCAGCGCTATCCAGCGCTCTCAACCAAAGGCCTCGACCGCATGCGTACGTTCCAGGCCTTCGATGACGCCTACACGGCCCCGATCCACGGCTTCCGCGATGCAGATGACTACTGGGCGCGGTGCTCCGCTAAGCCGCACCTGCACCGCATCGCGGTGCCCACGCTGCTGCTCAACGCCGCCGACGATCCGTTCCTGCCGCCCGCGTGCTACCCGCACGCCGAGGCAGAAGCCAACTCGAAGGTGACCCTAGAGGTCTCAGCCTACGGCGGCCACGTCGGCTTTGTGACGCGCGAGGGCGCCTACTGGTCGGAGCGCCGTGCCGCTGCGTTCTTTGCCGAGCACGTCACGGTGGAATCCACAGCCGACGGCGGCTGA
- a CDS encoding type I restriction enzyme HsdR N-terminal domain-containing protein produces the protein MPLRSLPSTSRWNPQPTAAEQVAGAFPELTLPAAALQTRERDGGRDVLDPVRRRWVRLTPEEWVRQHLVAYLIGALAYPPGLLAIEREVRYLQAAHRADVLAVGRDHQPLLLAECKAASVPINQGVFDQAARYNSVVQAPYLVVTNGLDHYCCRVEVETQHYTFLDAIPAFDEATR, from the coding sequence GTGCCGCTGCGTTCTTTGCCGAGCACGTCACGGTGGAATCCACAGCCGACGGCGGCTGAGCAAGTGGCCGGTGCGTTCCCCGAGTTGACGCTGCCAGCCGCCGCGCTGCAAACCCGCGAACGGGACGGTGGCCGCGACGTGCTCGACCCCGTGCGGCGGCGCTGGGTGCGGCTCACCCCGGAGGAATGGGTGCGACAACACCTCGTCGCCTACCTCATCGGGGCGCTCGCATACCCGCCCGGCCTCCTCGCCATCGAGCGGGAGGTGCGGTATCTCCAGGCCGCACATCGGGCGGACGTCCTCGCCGTCGGGCGCGACCACCAGCCGCTGCTCCTCGCCGAGTGCAAGGCCGCGTCGGTCCCGATCAACCAGGGCGTCTTCGACCAGGCAGCGCGGTACAACTCCGTCGTGCAGGCGCCCTACCTTGTCGTGACGAACGGACTGGATCACTACTGCTGCCGCGTCGAGGTTGAGACGCAGCACTACACGTTCCTCGATGCCATCCCCGCCTTCGATGAGGCCACACGGTAG
- a CDS encoding type 1 glutamine amidotransferase produces the protein MSAARPRVRLLQIRERPAILAEEQESFRIRCGLEPEQLVVTNVLRDPLPTSLLDGVEAVMIGGAGAYSVTQTFDWTAALLALVHACADRALPLFGSCWGHQFIARAFGGRVVNAPHRSEMGTHRVHLTQAGQTDALFGQLPPTFEAQMGHQDWVETLPADAIELATNDRAPHQAFRMAGLPIYGTQFHSELNAAAERDRLVTYRAYYPEMQDGARFEAVVGGVRDTPEVDALLAAFLATYAAPEVRSSPVS, from the coding sequence ATGTCTGCTGCCCGCCCTCGCGTCCGCCTGCTTCAGATTCGAGAGCGGCCGGCCATCCTAGCCGAGGAGCAGGAGAGCTTCCGGATCCGCTGCGGCCTGGAGCCCGAGCAGCTCGTCGTCACGAACGTGCTCCGCGACCCGCTCCCGACATCGCTGCTGGACGGGGTCGAGGCCGTCATGATTGGCGGCGCGGGGGCCTACTCGGTGACGCAGACGTTTGACTGGACGGCAGCCCTGCTCGCGCTCGTCCATGCTTGCGCCGATCGTGCGCTTCCGCTGTTCGGCTCGTGCTGGGGCCATCAGTTCATCGCGCGGGCCTTCGGGGGCCGTGTGGTCAACGCGCCCCACCGATCTGAGATGGGGACCCACCGCGTGCACCTGACGCAGGCCGGACAGACCGATGCGCTCTTCGGTCAGCTTCCGCCCACGTTCGAGGCTCAGATGGGCCACCAGGACTGGGTCGAGACGCTCCCGGCTGATGCCATCGAGCTAGCCACCAACGACCGCGCGCCGCATCAGGCGTTTCGGATGGCCGGGCTTCCGATCTACGGCACGCAGTTCCACAGCGAACTCAACGCCGCCGCCGAGCGCGACCGTCTCGTCACCTACCGCGCCTACTATCCCGAGATGCAGGACGGCGCGCGCTTTGAAGCCGTCGTCGGCGGCGTCCGGGACACCCCAGAGGTGGATGCGCTGCTTGCGGCGTTCTTGGCTACCTACGCCGCGCCTGAAGTGCGCAGCAGCCCCGTGAGTTGA
- a CDS encoding Maf family protein yields the protein MGLPFEVHVSGHPEDFPTDVPPGDAVARLALEKAQLVAPAHPEALILAADTTVVLDGRVLEKPTDADDAKRMLRDLSGATHTVYTGVALHHLASQRTVHTAEATQVTFGTLSDAEIDAYVATGSPLDKAGAYGIQDDHGPLFVERIEGDFYNVVGLPLRRVYRLLREHFGDLLV from the coding sequence CTGGGCCTCCCCTTCGAGGTTCACGTCTCCGGTCACCCCGAAGACTTCCCCACCGACGTCCCGCCCGGAGACGCCGTAGCGCGCCTCGCGCTGGAGAAGGCCCAACTCGTTGCCCCGGCGCACCCCGAGGCGCTCATCCTGGCTGCCGACACCACCGTCGTCCTAGACGGCCGCGTGCTCGAAAAGCCGACAGACGCAGACGACGCCAAGCGGATGCTCCGGGACCTCTCGGGCGCTACGCACACGGTCTATACGGGCGTCGCGCTGCACCACCTCGCCAGCCAGCGCACGGTCCACACCGCCGAGGCCACGCAGGTCACGTTCGGCACGCTCAGCGACGCGGAGATCGACGCCTACGTCGCCACTGGCTCCCCGCTCGACAAAGCCGGGGCCTATGGCATTCAGGACGACCACGGCCCGCTGTTCGTCGAGCGCATCGAGGGCGACTTCTACAACGTGGTGGGCTTGCCGCTGCGCCGGGTCTACCGTCTGCTGCGGGAGCACTTTGGTGACTTGCTGGTTTGA
- the lnt gene encoding apolipoprotein N-acyltransferase: protein MPPPVQAASGSSHPFRAPVWMLLSGVLMGLSLPPAGLYPLAWLALVPLVVRWLHSPSPWLSFGDAYAAFLAMSVVGGYWSLLHEEPAQAMSAGVLLLVLPSLMGLPFMLGWVVRQRVGPVLGFAALAASALVMEHVIGGWAIPLPWAQVGHTQLASLTLLQAADLSGVSALSAWLWIVGGLGAWVVVTESYVWPVFTNRTVALLVLAIAFMLPFLYGTYRLERISPDVRGLRIGLVQPSLPPQQWLHSDPAARIDHLASLSTSLLKHGGAPVASAEAGFSAPYPSRPHTIDVVVWPELALPVYADVSRTERLYRRVNAWAQTQQVTLLAGAATLPDGTTPAAATQRFNSALLFDAEGALQRSDQTRIHRAFDGARFVEPPTEVPQTQPHWRIAQAEQPFAAASDKQPLRLPKGRLGTLIGFEALFSQEARSLVRQGADVLMVLSQDDWWGTQTASDMHFALAQLRAVETRRPVVVSTVNGATGVVEPSGASQKYDATEQPIGAYRVLLSASEAAYVRYGNVVLSGSWLLLVLVSIAYAARTLRPHRPNKADPVHPPADDNEFVSSRKGGLAWPEESTAYDDLVLDQEDLNALPSFGALSHAPYAAIEEPSVQAPPMPPVNSFQERLAAPSPFLGDGGFEGNTPSAPSVTQAAASPPPEDNPWYASPSPSSSPPAPPADADSSAPWASPSRFTSPVTPKTSPPTSRPETP, encoded by the coding sequence ATGCCCCCCCCTGTCCAGGCTGCTTCTGGCTCATCGCACCCCTTCCGCGCTCCGGTGTGGATGTTGCTGTCGGGTGTCCTTATGGGGCTCAGCCTCCCGCCAGCAGGGCTGTATCCGCTCGCCTGGCTTGCCCTCGTGCCGCTCGTCGTCCGCTGGCTCCACAGCCCGTCACCGTGGTTGTCCTTTGGCGATGCCTACGCAGCGTTCCTCGCGATGTCGGTGGTCGGCGGCTACTGGTCGCTGCTGCATGAAGAGCCGGCTCAAGCGATGAGTGCCGGGGTGTTACTCCTCGTCCTACCCTCGCTGATGGGGCTCCCCTTTATGTTGGGCTGGGTCGTTCGCCAGCGCGTCGGTCCGGTGCTTGGCTTCGCGGCCCTCGCCGCTTCCGCCCTGGTCATGGAGCACGTGATCGGAGGCTGGGCAATCCCGCTTCCCTGGGCACAAGTCGGGCATACGCAACTCGCGTCGCTGACCTTGCTGCAGGCGGCTGACCTGAGCGGGGTGTCCGCCTTATCCGCATGGCTCTGGATCGTGGGCGGGCTGGGCGCGTGGGTCGTCGTGACGGAGAGCTACGTCTGGCCCGTCTTTACGAACCGTACGGTGGCGCTACTCGTCCTCGCCATTGCTTTCATGTTGCCGTTTCTCTACGGCACCTACCGGCTCGAACGCATCTCACCCGACGTGCGCGGCCTACGCATCGGGCTAGTGCAGCCGTCCCTCCCGCCGCAGCAGTGGCTCCACTCCGACCCTGCGGCGCGCATCGACCACCTCGCCAGCCTCTCCACCTCGCTCCTGAAGCACGGGGGCGCGCCTGTTGCGAGCGCCGAGGCTGGGTTTAGCGCTCCCTACCCTTCGCGGCCGCACACCATCGATGTGGTCGTGTGGCCGGAGCTGGCCCTTCCTGTCTACGCGGACGTGAGCCGCACGGAGCGGCTCTACCGACGGGTCAACGCCTGGGCCCAGACGCAACAGGTCACGCTGCTTGCCGGAGCCGCCACGCTCCCCGACGGCACTACGCCTGCCGCAGCCACCCAGCGGTTCAACTCGGCGTTGCTCTTTGACGCCGAGGGAGCGCTTCAGCGCAGCGACCAAACCCGTATCCACCGGGCCTTCGACGGAGCCCGCTTCGTGGAGCCCCCGACCGAGGTCCCTCAGACACAACCCCACTGGCGCATCGCGCAGGCCGAGCAACCCTTCGCGGCAGCCTCCGACAAGCAGCCACTGAGACTGCCCAAGGGCCGCCTAGGCACGCTCATCGGCTTCGAGGCGCTGTTCTCCCAGGAGGCGCGCAGCCTCGTCCGGCAGGGCGCCGACGTGCTCATGGTGCTCTCCCAGGACGATTGGTGGGGGACCCAGACCGCGTCCGATATGCACTTCGCCCTAGCGCAGCTTCGTGCCGTCGAGACCCGGCGCCCCGTAGTCGTTTCCACAGTGAACGGCGCGACGGGCGTGGTGGAGCCGAGCGGCGCGAGCCAGAAGTACGACGCGACGGAGCAGCCCATTGGCGCCTATCGCGTGCTGCTGTCGGCCTCCGAGGCCGCCTATGTCCGATACGGCAACGTGGTCCTCAGCGGCTCGTGGCTCCTGCTCGTCCTCGTGTCGATCGCCTATGCAGCGCGGACCCTCCGCCCCCACCGACCGAATAAGGCAGACCCTGTGCATCCTCCAGCCGACGACAACGAGTTCGTCTCGTCGCGCAAGGGCGGCCTCGCCTGGCCGGAGGAGTCCACGGCCTACGACGACCTCGTCCTCGATCAGGAGGATCTCAACGCGCTCCCTTCGTTCGGAGCGCTTTCGCACGCTCCGTACGCCGCCATCGAGGAGCCGTCTGTGCAGGCTCCGCCGATGCCTCCGGTGAATAGCTTTCAGGAGCGCCTCGCGGCTCCCTCGCCGTTCTTGGGCGACGGTGGCTTCGAGGGGAACACGCCGTCTGCTCCCTCCGTCACGCAGGCCGCCGCTTCCCCCCCGCCTGAAGACAACCCGTGGTACGCCTCTCCGTCCCCCTCGTCCTCGCCTCCGGCTCCCCCCGCCGACGCCGACTCCTCCGCTCCCTGGGCCTCCCCTTCGAGGTTCACGTCTCCGGTCACCCCGAAGACTTCCCCACCGACGTCCCGCCCGGAGACGCCGTAG
- a CDS encoding ParA family protein, protein MPILTAVNHKGGTGKTTSVLHIAAAYGLSGMRVLLVDLDPQGFLTKTLGISRPMPADSSLALFDAAVTLRALGGIQRLKNFDLLPAATGMTRAQRGLNKPTDVFWIKEALQHGHPYDLIIFDTAAAVSVFSMNALVTSDYALIPVTPEYQPVVGAEQTFRTVQTVRQKLNPTLGDPFFLLTQVDARKRDHAAYTHYLRERYGDRILANVIRTSAQLAEFAEGGATIFDRDITSRGALDYANASDELGQYLFGEANVTSPEPVAPPAPPEPSAPDDETPAPGDADLDAARAQWT, encoded by the coding sequence ATGCCGATTCTCACCGCCGTCAATCACAAAGGCGGCACGGGCAAGACCACGTCCGTCCTCCACATCGCTGCCGCCTACGGCCTCTCCGGGATGCGCGTGCTGCTGGTGGACCTCGACCCGCAGGGCTTCCTCACGAAGACGCTCGGCATCAGCCGCCCCATGCCCGCCGACTCGTCGCTGGCGCTCTTCGACGCGGCGGTGACGCTCCGGGCGCTCGGCGGCATCCAGCGGCTCAAGAACTTCGACCTGCTCCCGGCGGCCACCGGGATGACGCGCGCCCAACGTGGGCTTAACAAGCCCACCGACGTTTTCTGGATCAAGGAGGCACTCCAGCACGGCCATCCCTACGACCTCATCATCTTCGACACCGCGGCGGCGGTGAGCGTCTTCAGCATGAACGCGCTCGTGACGTCGGACTATGCGCTCATCCCCGTCACGCCGGAGTACCAGCCTGTCGTGGGGGCGGAGCAGACCTTCCGCACGGTGCAGACGGTGCGCCAGAAGCTCAACCCGACGCTCGGCGACCCGTTCTTCCTGCTCACACAGGTCGACGCCCGCAAGCGCGACCACGCGGCCTACACCCACTACCTCCGCGAGCGCTACGGCGACCGCATCCTCGCCAACGTCATCCGCACCTCCGCCCAACTCGCCGAGTTCGCCGAGGGCGGCGCCACCATCTTCGACCGGGACATTACCTCGCGGGGCGCGCTCGACTATGCCAACGCCTCCGACGAACTCGGGCAGTACCTCTTCGGTGAGGCGAACGTCACGTCGCCTGAGCCGGTCGCGCCCCCAGCGCCGCCCGAGCCCAGCGCCCCGGACGACGAGACGCCCGCGCCTGGCGATGCCGACCTCGACGCGGCCCGCGCACAGTGGACATAA
- a CDS encoding penicillin acylase family protein encodes MRPLLLALLTGAVVVALLGAFGTIPRVGAWLDPLDGLYRTARAAATPDEATLDLPGLEGPVTVVRDARGVPHIFAEHDLDAVQALGYVVAQDRLFQLNLTPRMPAGRLAEAFGPDLVETDRFLRRTGMELGARRNLERIEQEGGLELALLEAFAVGVNAYTDALDPRDLPLEFRLLDLAPERWTPLHTLRVLQAMSYDLSWWTDKAGYTQLRDELGTEEYERLFPSLAPLYAPVVPGTGALRPADLQRGTVPPDSLVPDSLFLLPDTPSAPLQPADTTSASDGFAWADIVARFPDGILGRGAEVPGKGSNSWAVNGTRSATGRPVLANDMHLALTLPAIWYECRLVTPSMDVYGVTIPGAPLPVAGFTDAVAWGFTNTGSDQVDHYRLTLSDDGTQYRYDGRWLDIDLVPDTIHVKGGDPIPTTLGVTHWGPILEQVPEPVAVQWTAHRPARTMQALWDMIHADGMDAFQEALRSWDTPMQNVTVASADGSIAIRSTGAYPIRRGGSGAGLLDGASTDGDWVAMVPFEALPTVIDPESGYVFSANQPPTGEADTTYLGHDWREGFRALRIEQLLDGQLSHTPNQVASYHGDVRAVQHGLYVPLLDTLSGLSAEAAAARDAIVRWDGVADLDAEGALPLALFLRQLDALGWDEFDGRELRPGDLTLYRRLIEDPGARWWDIQFTLGLENRDDLLRAALEAAARVLSNRYGPEPADWTWGEHHAVEFQHLTQSEALRPLWRGPYPHPGFSRSVAPGTGSLRGGWTSFTTTHAASWRMVVEFTASGPVGRGVYPGGQSGNPLSTHYDDAIDVWRSFDYFDLQRPVSPDAVPEGRRLTLTPAAGAVDEPAPTQDSTDSGDTPPSDAAADGSTAVDTVSGDTVSGNTVSGNTVSGDTVRTDTVRTDTVRTDTVRTDTVRTDTVRTD; translated from the coding sequence ATGCGCCCTCTTCTCCTCGCTTTGCTCACCGGTGCTGTGGTCGTGGCGTTGCTCGGAGCCTTCGGGACGATCCCGCGGGTAGGCGCGTGGCTCGATCCGCTCGACGGGCTCTACCGCACCGCGCGTGCTGCCGCGACGCCGGACGAGGCCACGCTCGATCTGCCAGGCCTTGAGGGTCCTGTGACCGTCGTGCGCGATGCGCGCGGCGTGCCGCACATCTTCGCCGAGCACGACCTCGACGCCGTGCAGGCCCTTGGCTATGTGGTCGCGCAAGACCGCCTCTTCCAGCTCAATCTCACGCCGCGGATGCCGGCGGGGCGGCTCGCGGAGGCCTTCGGGCCTGACCTCGTGGAGACGGACCGCTTCCTCCGGCGCACCGGGATGGAACTCGGGGCGCGGCGCAACCTGGAGCGCATCGAGCAGGAGGGCGGCCTCGAACTGGCGTTGCTCGAAGCGTTCGCCGTTGGTGTGAATGCCTACACCGACGCCCTTGACCCCCGCGACCTGCCGCTTGAGTTTCGCCTGTTGGACCTCGCCCCTGAGCGCTGGACGCCGCTCCACACGCTCCGCGTGCTCCAGGCGATGAGCTATGACCTTTCGTGGTGGACCGACAAGGCAGGCTACACCCAACTCCGCGACGAACTCGGTACGGAGGAGTACGAGCGGCTCTTCCCGTCGCTCGCGCCGCTCTACGCACCCGTGGTGCCCGGAACCGGCGCGCTCCGGCCTGCTGACCTCCAGCGAGGCACGGTGCCGCCCGACAGCCTCGTCCCTGACTCGCTCTTCCTGCTGCCAGACACGCCCAGCGCTCCCCTGCAGCCTGCCGACACGACGAGCGCGTCCGATGGGTTTGCCTGGGCCGACATCGTGGCGCGCTTTCCGGACGGCATCCTGGGTCGCGGCGCAGAGGTCCCGGGCAAAGGATCGAACTCGTGGGCGGTCAACGGGACGAGGTCGGCCACGGGGCGGCCCGTACTCGCCAACGACATGCACCTCGCGCTGACGCTGCCCGCCATCTGGTACGAGTGCCGTCTCGTCACCCCGTCGATGGATGTCTACGGGGTCACCATCCCCGGCGCACCGCTGCCCGTGGCGGGCTTCACCGACGCCGTCGCCTGGGGCTTCACCAACACCGGCAGCGATCAAGTCGACCACTACCGCCTCACCCTCTCCGACGACGGCACGCAGTACCGCTACGACGGCCGCTGGCTCGACATCGACCTCGTCCCGGACACGATCCACGTGAAGGGGGGCGATCCCATTCCGACCACGCTGGGCGTCACGCATTGGGGGCCGATCCTCGAACAGGTGCCCGAGCCCGTCGCCGTGCAGTGGACGGCGCACCGGCCCGCCCGCACGATGCAGGCGCTCTGGGACATGATCCACGCCGATGGGATGGACGCCTTCCAGGAGGCGCTGCGCTCCTGGGACACGCCGATGCAAAACGTCACGGTCGCCAGCGCCGATGGAAGCATCGCCATCCGTTCTACCGGCGCCTATCCGATCCGACGCGGCGGCTCCGGTGCAGGCCTCCTTGATGGCGCGAGCACCGACGGCGACTGGGTCGCGATGGTCCCCTTCGAGGCGCTCCCGACCGTCATCGACCCCGAGAGCGGCTACGTCTTCTCGGCCAACCAGCCGCCCACGGGCGAGGCCGACACGACCTACCTCGGCCACGACTGGCGCGAGGGCTTCCGCGCCCTCCGCATCGAGCAACTCCTCGACGGACAACTCTCGCACACGCCGAATCAGGTGGCGAGCTACCACGGGGACGTGCGTGCCGTGCAGCACGGGCTCTACGTCCCGCTCCTCGACACGCTCTCGGGGCTGAGCGCCGAGGCCGCAGCGGCCCGCGACGCCATCGTCCGCTGGGACGGCGTGGCCGACCTCGACGCGGAGGGCGCGCTGCCGCTCGCGCTCTTCCTGCGCCAGCTCGATGCGCTTGGCTGGGACGAGTTCGACGGCCGCGAGCTACGTCCGGGCGACCTGACGCTCTACCGACGGCTCATCGAGGACCCCGGTGCGCGTTGGTGGGACATCCAGTTCACGCTGGGCTTGGAGAACCGCGATGACCTCCTCAGGGCGGCGCTCGAAGCGGCCGCGCGCGTCCTGTCGAACCGCTACGGTCCCGAGCCGGCTGACTGGACCTGGGGCGAGCATCATGCCGTCGAGTTCCAGCACCTCACGCAGTCGGAGGCGCTGCGGCCGCTGTGGCGCGGGCCCTACCCACACCCGGGCTTCTCGCGCTCGGTGGCGCCGGGCACGGGCAGTCTGCGCGGCGGCTGGACCTCGTTCACGACCACCCACGCCGCGTCGTGGCGCATGGTCGTCGAGTTTACGGCGTCGGGCCCCGTCGGGCGCGGCGTCTATCCCGGCGGCCAGTCCGGCAACCCGCTGAGCACGCACTACGACGACGCCATCGACGTGTGGCGCTCGTTTGACTACTTCGACCTCCAGCGGCCCGTCTCGCCCGACGCCGTGCCCGAGGGCCGACGCCTTACGCTCACGCCAGCAGCGGGGGCTGTCGATGAGCCAGCGCCCACGCAAGACAGCACCGACTCGGGGGACACACCACCGTCCGACGCGGCGGCGGACGGCTCTACGGCCGTAGACACTGTGTCAGGCGACACTGTGTCAGGCAACACTGTGTCAGGCAACACTGTGTCAGGCGACACAGTGCGAACCGACACAGTGCGAACCGACACAGTGCGAACCGACACAGTGCGAACCGACACAGTGCGAACCGACACAGTGCGAACCGAC